Sequence from the Zeugodacus cucurbitae isolate PBARC_wt_2022May chromosome 5, idZeuCucr1.2, whole genome shotgun sequence genome:
TAAGTGAGtcgggctgagcaacaacttgaaaatgatgtggattttcatcgaaaaatcatcttcagtgatgaggctcatttcttgCTGAATggtttcgtcaataagcaaaatatgcgttataaGTCAAGCAggaatccacacgtactccatgagtcaccattgcaaccCGAAAAAATTAGGGTTTGTTGCGGTTTATGGACCGGCGCCGTCATTATGCCGTACTTCTTTCATGAAGATCAAGACCAGCACGATACTGTGAATGAGAATCGCTAcctctcaatgataaccgaatatttttggcccgaatttgaTGATATGGACtatggacaatatgtggttccaaaaggacggcgccacaagccacacagcgaatgtcacaatcgattaattgaaaaccaagtttggtgaacgtgttatctcacgaaatggctcaGTCAATTGGCCGTCTCGATCGTGCGATTTGAAGCCGTTATCTCCTgtagggctacgtcaagtctatggcctatgccaacaagcctgcgacgattgatgaagttCGTACAAATATCGAACGCGAAATTGCAGcaatatcggccgatttatgcttgaaatccgtcgaaaattggaaaattcaGTGTCTGTACTTTTACAAGTGTGttcgtggtggccatgcaaaagaaatagaGTACCAATGGCATCAAATttacttattgaaaaacccttcgCATTCTGCGTgaagcaaaaatttatttgaaatcagtACACATGTACAATATgttcacaataaaaaatatattattagtaaGCATAATGACCATAGATGCAGCTTGATTAGTTGCACAGTATCAGAAGCACTGGTTATTTCAATCCAATCACGATGATGATATACGCTTGTAAAAATCGTCGGCCTACCCTTTTCACCACAATACGAACCCCACGAAACAGTACCAACTACATGACCATCGCAAATTAACGGACCACCCGAATCACCACGACAGGCATCCATATCCCATTTACCCCGCTTGCCAGCACAAATCATCGTTTCATGAAATAAATTCCGATAGGATCGTCTACAATATGCCTGAGAGAATACTGTTAAATTGGCAACAATAGCATGAGCTGAGTATGGACCACGCTATACACATATGGGAAGAGCAAATGGTTAATTGTTTGTATACAAtccattatattttcatattcgtACTCACAAAAAAGAGCTGACCCCAACCAATAATTTGACATGACGTGCCTGGTGGGACTATTTTATTTACTAGCGgtattattttaacgaaatcattGTCGTCGGGAAAATGATGAACCAGCCGTAGAAGTGCAATATCGTGCGCACCTTTGCGTTTAAAGTGTTGGTGAGGCAAAACATCGCGAACTTTCATTTCAACGGTGCTTGCTTGCCTCTGAAAACGATTCGATGCGCCAGCAACGACGACAAGACGATGCGGACGCGTGACGACCTTGCGGCGGCTTAAGTGTTTAGGaggaaatatataaatcaaataagAACTAAAActatctttctctctctcttgcaCACTCACTCAACAACACAATGCGCCGCGGTTAATATCAAATTGTCAGATATTATCGAGCCAACACAAAAGTGATTATCCCCAAAGTACGCGGTTGCCCTGGAGGTGCGTATGGATACCACATATTTATTCAGCGTATTCCCTGTTGGTTTATAgccgccagtaattagcatt
This genomic interval carries:
- the LOC105212250 gene encoding trypsin-3 isoform X1; this encodes MQIPLQLLHIYYHLVPLLAFLANAYGHLHGREHHLKHGKEIGLPIVQPNITYDGGDYKMLITGGYKPTGNTLNKYVVSIRTSRATAYFGDNHFCVGSIISDNLILTAAHCVVDRRKVVTRPHRLVVVAGASNRFQRQASTVEMKVRDVLPHQHFKRKGAHDIALLRLVHHFPDDNDFVKIIPLVNKIVPPGTSCQIIGWGQLFFRGPYSAHAIVANLTVFSQAYCRRSYRNLFHETMICAGKRGKWDMDACRGDSGGPLICDGHVVGTVSWGSYCGEKGRPTIFTSVYHHRDWIEITSASDTVQLIKLHLWSLCLLIIYFLL
- the LOC105212250 gene encoding kallikrein 1-related peptidase b26 isoform X2, with translation MQIPLQLLHIYYHLVPLLAFLANAYGHLHGREHHLKHGKEIGLPIVQPNITYDGGDYKMLITGGYKPTGNTLNKYVVSIRTSRATAYFGDNHFCVGSIISDNLILTAAHCVVDRRKVVTRPHRLVVVAGASNRFQRQASTVEMKVRDVLPHQHFKRKGAHDIALLRLVHHFPDDNDFVKIIPLVNKIVPPGTSCQIIGWGQLFFVTWSILSSCYCCQFNSILSGIL